A single genomic interval of Fibrobacter sp. UWB13 harbors:
- a CDS encoding DUF3990 domain-containing protein, whose product MVDLLKDGDILYHGSFCEVQTPDLQKCARYKDFGQGFYLTTDKKQAESFAKISTQKAIENGVVASQRFGVVSAFRYNVGVNLNIKIYETADSSWLHCVVAHRKKNVFADVLGDCSKYDVIGGKIANDATNSTIVTYMANAFGEIGSASADDICIRLLLPERLKNQYCFKSNAALNQLSFMGSERVWM is encoded by the coding sequence GTGGTTGATTTATTGAAAGATGGAGACATCCTTTACCATGGTAGCTTTTGCGAAGTACAAACTCCTGATTTACAGAAGTGCGCTCGTTATAAGGATTTTGGTCAAGGCTTTTACCTGACAACTGACAAGAAACAGGCCGAATCCTTTGCTAAAATTTCTACGCAGAAGGCTATAGAAAATGGCGTTGTCGCAAGTCAAAGATTTGGCGTTGTTTCTGCATTTCGGTATAATGTAGGCGTCAATCTTAATATCAAAATTTATGAGACTGCTGATTCATCTTGGCTTCATTGTGTAGTCGCTCATCGGAAGAAAAATGTTTTCGCTGATGTGCTGGGAGATTGCTCTAAATATGATGTTATTGGGGGCAAAATTGCAAATGATGCAACCAATAGTACGATTGTGACTTATATGGCGAATGCGTTTGGCGAGATTGGCTCTGCCTCTGCAGATGATATTTGCATTCGGTTGTTACTTCCAGAGCGATTAAAGAATCAGTATTGCTTCAAGTCTAATGCCGCATTGAACCAACTGTCGTTTATGGGGAGTGAACGTGTATGGATGTAA
- a CDS encoding DUF3791 domain-containing protein: MKKSGLGLFLYILLTMDEKSQIIYMQTRLTRLAAERWKMSLPQVATLFEEKGVYHYIAKMWDLFHVEGDLAVLDDVKQYLDAKGATCG, from the coding sequence GTGAAAAAATCCGGTTTAGGTTTGTTTTTATATATTTTATTAACGATGGACGAAAAATCGCAAATCATCTATATGCAGACTAGGCTTACGCGTCTTGCGGCGGAAAGGTGGAAAATGTCGCTTCCGCAGGTTGCAACCCTTTTTGAAGAAAAGGGGGTGTATCATTATATCGCGAAGATGTGGGATTTGTTCCATGTAGAGGGTGATTTAGCTGTACTTGACGATGTAAAGCAGTATCTTGACGCGAAGGGGGCTACCTGTGGTTGA